In candidate division WOR-3 bacterium, one DNA window encodes the following:
- the deoC gene encoding deoxyribose-phosphate aldolase → MEIRKYIEATLLRPEKTWKEYKEFIEKSIEIGVFGICVPPTRVIQAKEILKNTNLKLISVCDFPFGYGNSDIKKGETEKLFEKGCDEVDMVMNIQKFKDGNYEDVRREIEEVVKVASGKPIKVIIECGLLTPEEISLATKIVCESGANFVKTSTGFLSRGVKLSDIRIIKKSLKNDVKIKASGGIRTYGFAKTLIEMGVERIGTSDPFNIIKEGKE, encoded by the coding sequence ATGGAAATCAGAAAATATATTGAAGCAACCCTTCTAAGACCTGAAAAAACATGGAAAGAATACAAAGAATTTATTGAAAAATCTATAGAAATTGGAGTGTTTGGAATTTGTGTACCTCCTACAAGGGTTATTCAGGCAAAGGAAATTTTAAAAAATACCAATTTAAAGTTAATCTCAGTTTGTGATTTTCCCTTTGGGTATGGAAATAGTGATATAAAAAAAGGGGAAACAGAAAAGCTTTTTGAAAAAGGCTGTGATGAGGTCGATATGGTAATGAATATACAGAAGTTCAAAGATGGGAATTACGAAGATGTGAGAAGGGAAATAGAAGAGGTAGTAAAGGTTGCTTCAGGGAAACCTATAAAAGTTATTATAGAGTGTGGTCTTTTAACACCAGAGGAAATTTCACTTGCAACAAAAATTGTCTGTGAATCAGGGGCAAATTTTGTTAAAACTTCGACAGGTTTTCTTTCAAGGGGTGTAAAACTTTCTGATATAAGAATAATTAAAAAATCTTTAAAAAATGATGTAAAGATAAAGGCATCAGGAGGAATAAGAACTTATGGGTTTGCAAAAACTTTAATAGAAATGGGTGTTGAGAGAATCGGAACATCAGATCCCTTTAATATTATAAAGGAGGGAAAAGAATGA
- a CDS encoding class I SAM-dependent methyltransferase encodes MEDRFKRIKKIYDYVNFIFSFGIDHFSRWYLSRKVKGIICDIGTGKGELALYLSKRKRVKKIFAIDISKDMLENRKLKEKIFYLRANAFFLPFKEKKFDFVVNSFVLRNVGINMAFFNEIKRVLKDGGNIYILDMTRPLFPYSLIFIPYIYIFTKFLSIFYPEYNFLRESILSFKARDFVKKFEIRESINIFGTIFYLFRV; translated from the coding sequence ATGGAAGACAGGTTCAAAAGGATAAAGAAAATCTATGACTATGTTAATTTTATTTTTTCTTTTGGAATAGACCATTTTTCAAGGTGGTATTTATCAAGAAAAGTAAAAGGGATTATATGTGATATAGGAACAGGTAAAGGTGAGCTTGCTTTATATTTAAGTAAAAGAAAGAGGGTAAAAAAGATTTTTGCTATTGATATATCTAAGGATATGCTTGAAAATAGAAAATTAAAGGAAAAAATATTTTATTTAAGAGCAAATGCTTTCTTTTTGCCCTTTAAGGAAAAAAAGTTTGATTTTGTAGTAAATAGTTTTGTTTTAAGAAATGTAGGAATAAATATGGCTTTTTTTAATGAAATTAAAAGGGTTTTGAAAGATGGCGGAAATATATATATTCTTGATATGACAAGACCACTTTTCCCTTATTCTTTAATTTTTATACCCTATATTTATATTTTTACAAAATTTCTTTCAATTTTTTATCCAGAATATAATTTTTTAAGGGAAAGTATTTTATCCTTCAAAGCAAGAGATTTTGTAAAAAAATTTGAAATTAGAGAGTCTATTAACATATTCGGTACAATTTTCTATTTATTTAGGGTTTAA
- a CDS encoding prepilin peptidase, translating to MIKQIKLFIRLKKAVKTGYWQLVEIIFFILGLCFGSFANVVIYRVPRNLSIVYPFSFCPLCKNKIKFYDNIPLISFLLLKGKCRFCGEKISFIYPFVEFLTGVLFLLSYLKFKFSPLMFEMIFLNYFLMIMAFIDYETGYIYDVLLFPSLYTGFIISFFNNHLISSIFYAFFAFFFGLFLRLIFGRIFKKEALGEGDPYVFALIAIYIRGFDLFFVFFLSFLIGSILGFILILRKKEKYLPLLPFLFTGTFLYYIIYPFPNKILLKFFYL from the coding sequence TTGATAAAGCAGATAAAGCTCTTTATAAGGCTAAAGAAAGCGGTAAAAACAGGGTATTGGCAGCTGGTTGAAATAATTTTTTTTATTCTGGGTTTGTGTTTTGGAAGTTTTGCAAATGTAGTTATATATAGAGTACCCAGAAATCTCTCAATAGTTTATCCTTTTTCTTTTTGTCCTTTATGTAAAAATAAAATAAAATTCTATGATAATATTCCTTTAATAAGTTTTCTCTTATTAAAGGGAAAATGCAGATTCTGTGGAGAAAAAATAAGTTTTATTTACCCTTTTGTAGAATTTTTAACAGGAGTTTTATTTCTTTTATCCTATCTTAAATTTAAATTTTCTCCTTTAATGTTTGAAATGATATTCCTTAACTATTTTTTAATGATAATGGCTTTTATAGATTATGAAACTGGGTATATATACGATGTTTTACTTTTCCCTTCCCTTTATACAGGTTTTATTATTTCTTTCTTTAATAATCATTTGATTTCTTCAATTTTCTATGCCTTTTTTGCCTTTTTCTTTGGTCTTTTTTTAAGGTTAATTTTTGGAAGAATTTTTAAAAAAGAAGCACTTGGTGAGGGAGATCCCTATGTATTTGCTTTAATTGCAATATATATAAGAGGATTTGATCTATTTTTTGTTTTTTTCCTTTCTTTTTTAATAGGTTCTATTTTAGGTTTTATTTTAATTTTAAGAAAAAAAGAAAAATACTTACCTCTTTTACCCTTTCTCTTTACCGGTACCTTTCTTTACTATATAATCTATCCTTTTCCAAATAAAATACTCCTTAAATTTTTTTATCTATAA